A single region of the Oryzias latipes chromosome 21, ASM223467v1 genome encodes:
- the LOC101170379 gene encoding cytochrome c oxidase copper chaperone isoform X2: protein MSSLSAASVEPPALESTEKKPLKPCCACPETKKVRDACIIEKGEENCGHLIEAHKECMRSLGFKV from the exons ATGTCGTCCCTGTCTGCTGCCAGTGTGGAGCCTCCTGCCCTTGAGAGCACAGAGAAGAAGCCCCTGAAACCATGCTGTGCCTGTCCTGAGACCAAGAAGGTCAGAGATGCTTG CATCATTGAAAAGGGAGAGGAAAACTGTGGCCACCTCATCGAGGCACATAAGGAATGCATGAGGTCTCTGGGGTTTAAGGTGTAA
- the LOC101170379 gene encoding cytochrome c oxidase copper chaperone isoform X1: MDVTECFSLKMSSLSAASVEPPALESTEKKPLKPCCACPETKKVRDACIIEKGEENCGHLIEAHKECMRSLGFKV; encoded by the exons ATGGATGTAACTGAG TGTTTCAGCCTGAAGATGTCGTCCCTGTCTGCTGCCAGTGTGGAGCCTCCTGCCCTTGAGAGCACAGAGAAGAAGCCCCTGAAACCATGCTGTGCCTGTCCTGAGACCAAGAAGGTCAGAGATGCTTG CATCATTGAAAAGGGAGAGGAAAACTGTGGCCACCTCATCGAGGCACATAAGGAATGCATGAGGTCTCTGGGGTTTAAGGTGTAA
- the LOC101173821 gene encoding potassium/sodium hyperpolarization-activated cyclic nucleotide-gated channel 1, producing MEKLKGPREGCNRGTCGWRVLLLPQLNRQSLYVYGSEVAVEKECVRQLESGVFVIHPFSPMRSYYIMGMMAITFLNLIGIPMEIAFLDGSSGLAWESFNVFSDTLFLIDVVLNFRMGIITEDAEEAILDIKQIRVNYLRTWFIPDVIAAFPIGYILLFADLHYQNEDSPSKTNKMMRILMFVRILSLIRLARVSRLVRFFNEVEKVSNANLEVVRLFFRILSLFMMIFLLCHWNGCIQYFVPMLEEFPADCWVRKENLMNSTVIVKYSWGVFRALSQMIALSYGSMDAPTNYVEMWIVMVSMVSGCMMYTVLVANATAMIANLDPAAKEYKSKMSRLEHYMTFMKLPPELQLRISNYYQARYGGKWFDEKDVMDTVSSSLKEQILMVMCSRLLRKVPMFQNREENFINSMLLKLEYEVFQEGDVIVRQHVPGDRMFFIDHGQVLLETDSYERELCDGDYFGETCVLTKGKHLATVRALTDCQCFSLSWNNLQDVLGSFPEIRKDLEKSVLLIPDAGLL from the exons ATGGAAAAGCTGAAAGGTCCCAGAGAAGGATGCAACAGAGGCACATGTGGATGGAGAGTCCTGCTTCTGCCCCAGCTGAACAGGCAGTCGCTGTACGTGTACGGCAGCGAGGTGGCCGTGGAAAAGGAGTGTGTCCGTCAGCTGGAGAGCGGAGTCTTTGTCATTCACCCTTTCAGCCCCATGAG GAGTTACTACATCATGGGCATGATGGCCATCACCTTTCTGAACCTGATCGGTATTCCGATGGAGATCGCATTTCTTGACGGCAGCAGTGGACTTGCGTGGGAAAGTTTTAACGTGTTCTCAGACACTCTGTTTCTCATCGATGTGGTCCTGAACTTTCGAATGGGTATCATAACAGAGGACGCAGAG GAAGCTATTCTGGACATCAAGCAAATACGAGTCAATTACCTAAGGACGTGGTTCATCCCAGACGTCATAGCAGCTTTTCCCATCGGATACATTCTGTTGTTTGCG GACTTGCATTATCAAAATGAGGACAGCCCGTCCAAGACCAACAAGATGATGAGAATCCTGATGTTTGTGCGGATCCTCAGCTTGATCCGGCTGGCTCGAGTGTCTCGACTGGTCCGGTTCTTCAATGAAGTGGAGAAA GTGTCCAATGCAAACCTGGAGGTGGTCCGCCTGTTCTTCCGCATCTTGTCCCTCTTCATGATGATTTTCCTGCTGTGTCACTGGAACGGCTGCATCCAGTACTTTGTGCCCATGCTGGAGGAGTTTCCTGCTGACTGCTGGGTCCGCAAAGAGAACCTGATG AATTCAACAGTCATTGTAAAATACTCCTGGGGAGTTTTCCGAGCCCTCTCCCAAATGATTGCTCTCTCTTACGGCTCAATGGATGCTCCAACAA ATTATGTAGAGATGTGGATTGTCATGGTCAGCATGGTGTCCGGCTGCATGATGTACACGGTTCTGGTGGCCAACGCCACAGCAATGATTGCCAACCTTGACCCAGCAGCTAAGGAATACAAAAGCAAG ATGAGCCGCTTGGAGCACTACATGACCTTCATGAAGCTGCCACCAGAGCTGCAGCTTCGCATCAGCAACTATTACCAGGCTCGTTACGGAGGGAAGTGGTTTGATGAGAAGGATGTGATGGACACAGTGTCCTCATCACTCAAAGAG caaatccTGATGGTAATGTGCAGCCGACTGTTAAGGAAAGTGCCTATGTTTCAGAATAGAGAGGAAAACTTTATTAACTCCATGCTTCTGAAACTGGAGTATGAGGTTTTCCAGGAAGGAGATGTCATCGTTCGACAGCACGTCCCAGGTGATCGCATGTTTTTCATCGATCACGGTCAAGTTCTCCTGGAGACTGATTCCTATGAGCGGGAGCTGTGTGATGGAGATTATTTTGGAG AGACATGTGTGCTCACCAAAGGCAAACATCTGGCCACCGTCAGGGCACTGACTGACTGCCAGTGTTTCTCGCTGTCCTGGAACAATCTTCAGGATGTACTCGGGAGCTTCCCAGAAATCAGGAAAGACTTGGAAAAAAGTGTCCTACTCATCCCTGATGCTGGACTGCTATAA
- the LOC101174058 gene encoding rho GTPase-activating protein 15, whose translation MAGIRALNLESVGKKALLIQPSNTSTEPEKAVQMRMKTAQSSEVRLSQSKSMVLQEFDPTLKTMQLKSEDLNVAKLSVEGKKQKKSWSLMWTVLTPDQLLFYKNKQETGLTPSGKSETIQLCGAVIEWTSQKSRRKNVFQVTTCTGSEYLVQNDCYLTALKWFNAIRKNINSSTKEEKGLQQRSNSTEHLPRFRSSSSYGSASPNTKQRNPSHRRSINMFGSTKLKHSASDSTDKNGVKNRLKKFMTRRPSMKTLQEKGLIKDQVFGCHLLTLCEREGTTVPKFIQTCLDAIEKRGLETDGIYRVSGNLATIQKLRFVVDQEEDFDLDHQQWEDIHVVTGALKLFFRELPEPLFPFSFFHPFVEAIKIKDHQEKVDAVRKLVQQLPPPNYAIMKLLFAHLQRVLVHSKKNLMSTQGISIVFGPTLMWPSLDAGNVAVNMVYQNHIVEFVLIENRNLFII comes from the exons ATGGCAGGAATAAG aGCATTAAACCTTGAGAGTGTTGGCAAAAAAGCTTTACTCATTCAGCCTTCCAACACCAGCACAGAGCCAGAGAAAGCTGTACAGATGCGAATGAAGACTGCCCAGAGCTCTGAAGTCCGACTGAGTCAGTCTAAGTCCATGGTTCTGCAGGAGTTCGACCCTACCCTAAAAACA ATGCAACTGAAAAGTGAAGATCTGAATGTGGCTAAACTCTCAGTTGAGGgtaagaaacaaaagaagagctGGAGTTTGATGTGGACCGTGCTGACACCAGATCAACTactgttttataaaaataagcAAGAGACTGGTTTG ACACCAAGTGGTAAATCAGAGACGATTCAACTATGTGGGGCAGTTATTGAGTGGACCAGCCAGAAATCAAGGAGGAAAAATGTCTTCCAG GTTACAACATGCACAGGAAGTGAATACCTTGTCCAGAATGACTGCTACTTAACTGCATTGAAATGGTTCAACGCCATCAGGAAGAATATCAACTCTTCT ACTAAAGAAGAGAAGGGTTTGCAGCAGCGATCAAACAGCACAGAACACCTCCCCAGATTTAGGTCCTCATCTAGTTATGGTTCTGCCTCCCCCAACACCAAGCAAAGAAACCCATCCCACAGGCGCTCCATTA ACATGTTCGGCAGCACAAAGCTGAAGCACAGTGCCTCAGACAGCACTGACAAGAATGGAGTGAAGAACAGGCTGAAAAAATTTATGACCAGACGTCCATCAATGAAGACATTACAAGAGAAAGGCTTAATCAAAG ATCAAGTGTTCGGATGCCATTTGTTGACCCTCTGTGAGCGTGAAGGAACCACGGTGCCAAAGTTCATCCAGACCTGTTTGGATGCCATTGAAAAACGAG GTCTGGAGACTGACGGGATCTACAGGGTCAGTGGAAATCTGGCTACAATTCAGAAACTTCGCTTTGTCGTTGATCAAG AGGAAGATTTTGATCTGGACCACCAGCAGTGGGAGGACATCCATGTGGTCACTGGAGCTCTGAAGTTGTTTTTTCGAGAGCTGCCAGAACCGTTGTTCCCCTTTAGTTTCTTCCACCCATTTGTGGAGGCCATCA AAATCAAAGATCACCAAGAAAAAGTTGATGCTGTGAGAAAGTTGGTCCAGCAGTTGCCTCCACCAAACTATGCAATCATGAAACTGCTCTTCGCTCATCTGCAGAG GGTTCTTGTTCATTCCAAGAAAAACTTGATGTCCACTCAGGGCATCTCTATTGTTTTCGGCCCAACTCTAATGTGGCCGAGCCTGGATGCAGGAAACGTGGCAGTAAATATGGTGTACCAGAACCACATCGTGGAGTTCGTCCTCATCGAGAACCGAAACCTCTTCATTATCTAG